GAAATTTTGAAAGCCAAACTACATATCAATCAATTCGAACCTAGCTAACGCGTCGCATCCTTTTGAGTCTTGTGCGGGCTCTGGGGAGATGGGGGCAGGCGGCGCATGCTCCAGCACGACGGGGCCGAGCGCAGGCTGCTAAGAACCTAACTTGTAAGAAGGTGAGGCCTTGTAAGAACCAAGGGCAAAGCTGGTAAGCAGATGCAGAGGTTGCTGcatattttccaaaaatgatgGTCGTGCCAGGTTAATTACTAATGGTGCCTTGCCATCTGAATAAAGAGGCTCTGGTGGCCACTGCTGACGCACTTAATAACACCAGAAATGAAGTGTCGACTAAGCTACAGCTGAAGAACAAACATGTTTCATGTTTTTGGTCTGGTTGAAGTTGAACTGAACAAACATGACAGAGAAACAAAATATTATGCGATGGGGCCAGGTTCTTGTTCTCACTCACCGTTGACACCTCTCCGAGCACACTGCCCTCTGCCTCGGGTCGTCAGTTTCGCTGATCCCGTGTTCCAGTTGCACAAGGGAGGGAAACATCACAGCTGTAgtagacagacagacagacagacaatGGGAAATTTTCAGTTCATAGGTCCTAACCGCAAAGGCTGTACTTATTATTCAATTTCTGCAGGACGTTTGTTTAGTTACCGTAGAAAGAATTCCTTGGTGCTGGCTTTCCTTTCGTGGGTGGACAAATGGCTGTGGTGCCGTCCACATAAACCTGCAGAGACAATGGAAGCAGAGGCAAGATTCGGTAAGAACACAAGCAGAACGAGCACTGTTAACACAATATGTATGGCACGAATTCTGGAAGGGAACCACAGGCACGGAGACAGAAGAGAAGTAGTACCTTGTACTAGATGGGGATCCTGAGGAGGCCGAGCGCGCCGGCGACGCTGCAGTCGGCCCGCTgcgggaggaagaggaagatgtgCGCGCCGGCGACGCTGCAGTCGGCCCGCTgcgggaggaagaggaagatgtgCGCGGCGGGGCTGTACGAGATGCGCATCTGCGGGCACGCCGCCCCGTCGTAGTCCGGCGAGAAGTCCGACGCCCTGCGGCAGAGCACCGGAGACAGACGGATTCAGTCGGAAACAGCGCAccctagactgaagaaattgaggaAGGGGATTCTCTCGGGGGAGGGGGCGGGTACTCACAGGGTGTTGGCGTGCTGGATGTCGGCCTCCAGCACCTTGAGCGAGTCCCTGAACGACCTCCGCGAGGTgcacggcgccgccgccgccatctccccctCCT
This region of Triticum aestivum cultivar Chinese Spring chromosome 2D, IWGSC CS RefSeq v2.1, whole genome shotgun sequence genomic DNA includes:
- the LOC123055246 gene encoding uncharacterized protein, producing MAAAAPCTSRRSFRDSLKVLEADIQHANTLALPQGVGLLAGLRRGGVPADAHLVQPRRAHLPLPPAAGRLQRRRRAHLPLPPAAGRLQRRRRARPPQDPHLVQGLCGRHHSHLSTHERKASTKEFFLRCDVSLPCATGTRDQRN